From the Pseudodesulfovibrio indicus genome, the window GCCAACATGAAGATATCCATCATCTCCACCGGCACCTTCTTCTTTAACGGACGCAGGATAGTGGTCGTCCGCATAGATACCGAAGACCCGTCCACGGTCGCCACGGCGCTCAAGGACAGGGGTTACAAACTGGTCGCCCCCGAAGATTTCGAAGGGGAGTGGACCTAAGAGTCCGTCCGGCCATCCGGCAGCATATGGACCCGGCGGTGTTTCGACATTCACCGACGGGCCGTGCAAACGTCGTCTGAGACGGCGGGCTTCAAGACCATAATGGAACGATTATGGCCTATCTTGACGTCAGCGACGTAACGCTCACTTTCAAGGGCATCGCCGCTCTCCTGGGCGTGTCCTTCTCCGTGGAGCAGGGGACCATCGCGTCCCTCATCGGTCCCAACGGGGCCGGCAAGACCTCCATGCTCAACTGCATCAGCGGCCGCTACATGCCCGACGGTGGCGCGCGCGGACCGTGTTCCATCTCGCTGGACGGTGAAAACCTGCTCTCCCTGCCCGCGCACAAGCGCACGGAGCTGGGGCTTTCGCGCACCTTCCAGAACATCGCCCTGTTCAAGGGCCTCTCCGTACTCGACAACCTGATGGTCGGGCGGCACAGCCAGATCAACTACGGGTTGCTCTCCTCCATCCTCTATTTCGGCCGGACCCTGCGCACCGAGCGCAAACACCGCCGCCGGGTGGAGGACGTGATCGACTTCCTGAACCTCTCGCCCTACCGGCACCAGCACGCCGGGCGACTACCCTACGGGGTGCAGAAACGGGTGGAGCTGGGCCGCGCCCTGGCGGCGGAGCCCAAGCTCATCCTGCTGGACGAGCCCATGGCCGGCATGAACCTCGAGGAAACCGAGGACATGGCCCGATATATCCTGGACATAGCCGAGGAATGGGGCGTCACCGTCCTGTTGGTCGAGCACGACATGGGGGTCGTCATGGACATCTCCGACAAGGTCGTGGTCATCGATTTCGGGTCCAAGATCGCC encodes:
- a CDS encoding ABC transporter ATP-binding protein, whose translation is MAYLDVSDVTLTFKGIAALLGVSFSVEQGTIASLIGPNGAGKTSMLNCISGRYMPDGGARGPCSISLDGENLLSLPAHKRTELGLSRTFQNIALFKGLSVLDNLMVGRHSQINYGLLSSILYFGRTLRTERKHRRRVEDVIDFLNLSPYRHQHAGRLPYGVQKRVELGRALAAEPKLILLDEPMAGMNLEETEDMARYILDIAEEWGVTVLLVEHDMGVVMDISDKVVVIDFGSKIAEGTPEEVQADKDVIAAYLGTEDAAFMGR